One stretch of Daphnia pulicaria isolate SC F1-1A chromosome 8, SC_F0-13Bv2, whole genome shotgun sequence DNA includes these proteins:
- the LOC124310798 gene encoding homeobox protein PKNOX2-like, protein MERVDGLLLSGAQQQHQYFNSSDHATTAHKGMDIEYNAISGVNVQDRVQFEADKQAVYRHPLFPLLALLLEKCEEATRGEVDTRVVLQGLENDVRAFVQHERDGNKTLMTDNAEVDGLMLKALQVLRIHLLELEKVQELCRDFCRRYIACLRGKLHSENLLRTEGESGGLDGDEAGYDSNCSNGSGSHPFNLDAVAASYSSQYRRDESTHQPSSRPSQVSYVQSSLSSDEEEDAVGGNPNPSAKVKRGVLPRKATAVLRSWLFQHLVHPYPTEEEKKQLATQTKLTLLQVNNWFINARRRILQPMLDSAHATHAGSASLQPDVDFTPKRMLISGAGSSSGPGSDGEDALSYGDSDQ, encoded by the exons ATGGAACGAGTGGACGGTCTGCTTTTGAGTggggcccagcagcagcatcaataCTTTAATAGCAGTGATCATGCAACAACAGCACACAAAGGCATGGACATAGAATATAACGCTATATCTGGCGTTAACGTCCAAGACCGAGTGCAATTTGAAGCTGATAAACAGGCTGTCTACAG GCACCCATTGTTCCCATTGCTCGCCCTTTTGCTGGAGAAATGCGAAGAAGCTACAAGAGGAGAAGTTGACACAAGAGTTGTCCTCCAAGGCCTTGAAAATGATGTCAGGGCTTTCGTTCAACATGAGAGAGATGGAAACAAGACCTTAATGACTGACAATGCAGAAGTCGATGGACTG ATGCTTAAAGCGTTGCAGGTGTTGAGGATACATTTATTAGAACTGGAAAAAGTTCAAGAGCTTTGCAGAGATTTCTGCCGTAGATACATAGCTTGCCTCAGAGGGAAGCTCCACAGTGAAAACTTGTTGAGGACCGAGGGAGAAAGTGGTGGTCTGGATGGTGATGAGGCAGGATATGATAGTAACTGCAGTAACGGCAGTGGAAGTCACCCTTTCAACCTAGACGCTGTAGCAGCTTCATACAGCTCACAATACAGGAGAGATGAAAG TACTCACCAGCCAAGCTCACGCCCAAGTCAAGTATCGTACGTTCAATCTTCCTTGTCATCAGACGAAGAGGAGGATGCAGTCGGCGGAAATCCGAACCCATCAGCCAAGGTTAAGAGAGGAGTCCTGCCTCGAAAGGCAACTGCTGTTCTAAGGTCTTGGTTGTTTCAACATTTGGTGCATCCTTACccaacggaagaagaaaagaaacagttgGCCACCCAGACAAAATTAACGCTCCTGCAG GTGAATAACTGGTTCATCAACGCCAGACGAAGAATTTTGCAACCAATGTTGGATTCGGCCCATGCTACTCACGCCGGATCTGCGTCCCTACAACCGGACGTTGATTTTACTCCCAAACGAATGCTTATATCTGGTGCTGGAAGCAGTTCAGGCCCTGGAAGTGATGGAGAGGATGCTCTGAGCTACGGTGATTCCgaccagtaa